A single Caldalkalibacillus salinus DNA region contains:
- a CDS encoding MFS transporter: MNTKSPWFMLIVAQGTTILGASLVFPFYLIFIREVGASFTQFGLAYGLFTLSSAIVHRWIGTLTDYIGRVPFLVANAWGMALLFLLLPIVTAIWQVYALQILLGIFGAMQKTSEKALLADLTEYRSRGQRIGRYHFWTAISSGLAIIGGGMLIDFFTLDIIFYTGSIILFISGWVMLGIVEPFRLSDTNTKEGTH; encoded by the coding sequence ATGAACACTAAATCACCGTGGTTCATGCTCATCGTCGCACAAGGGACAACGATCTTAGGCGCTAGTCTTGTATTTCCGTTTTATCTCATATTCATCCGGGAAGTCGGTGCGAGTTTTACCCAATTTGGACTCGCCTACGGTTTGTTTACTCTAAGTTCTGCTATAGTCCACCGTTGGATCGGCACATTGACAGACTATATTGGTCGGGTCCCCTTTCTAGTCGCTAATGCATGGGGCATGGCGCTTTTATTTTTACTGTTGCCTATCGTGACAGCCATATGGCAGGTCTATGCCTTACAGATTCTCCTAGGGATATTTGGTGCCATGCAAAAAACGAGTGAAAAAGCTTTACTTGCCGATTTGACCGAGTACCGTAGTCGAGGTCAACGTATCGGTCGTTATCACTTCTGGACCGCCATATCGTCTGGGCTTGCCATCATCGGAGGTGGCATGCTGATCGATTTCTTCACTTTAGACATTATTTTTTACACCGGATCAATCATTCTCTTTATAAGTGGTTGGGTGATGCTCGGTATAGTAGAACCATTTAGGCTAAGCGACACAAATACAAAGGAGGGAACGCATTGA
- a CDS encoding YczE/YyaS/YitT family protein, translating into MILALGITFVIKSGLGAGAWDALHVGLSETFGPTVGTFVVIVGLILIVTNALILWHKPQILPIITIFILGAFIDFWNLWVFGPFMPEPLFYRAIVFAGGMLGMAVGIAIYLQAQFALIPIDGFMLAIKARFNVSLRMGKTIAEMVALILAFIFSGPIGVGTFIITFFIGFFIQFFHQRIQGLLRPLL; encoded by the coding sequence TTGATTTTGGCGCTTGGCATTACTTTTGTCATAAAATCTGGTCTCGGTGCCGGTGCTTGGGATGCGCTCCATGTAGGACTTTCGGAAACATTTGGTCCTACGGTAGGCACTTTTGTTGTGATAGTAGGGCTCATTCTTATTGTCACAAATGCGCTAATACTATGGCATAAACCGCAAATACTCCCGATTATAACCATTTTCATATTGGGCGCATTCATAGACTTCTGGAATCTGTGGGTGTTCGGTCCTTTTATGCCTGAGCCTTTATTTTATAGGGCTATCGTATTCGCCGGGGGCATGTTAGGCATGGCCGTCGGGATTGCGATCTATTTACAAGCACAATTTGCACTGATCCCTATTGACGGTTTTATGCTGGCCATTAAAGCCCGTTTTAATGTTAGTTTAAGAATGGGCAAAACAATAGCAGAAATGGTGGCACTGATTTTAGCTTTTATTTTTTCAGGTCCAATCGGTGTGGGAACATTTATTATTACGTTCTTTATCGGCTTTTTCATCCAGTTCTTCCACCAGCGCATACAAGGGCTATTGCGCCCACTCTTGTAA
- a CDS encoding PhzF family phenazine biosynthesis protein, which produces MRLLQVDAFTDKPFGGNPAAVCILNEAQTDDWMQSLAAEMNLSETAFLLEEGEGVYRLRWFTPTTEVDLCGHATLASAHALWEEDLVQGDDEILFHTNSGPLTAERSNGWITLNFPVVGHEEGPVPPQVTEAIGVDPVRVVKSDFDYVVELASEAQVRQLSPDMGMLAELVDHGVIVTSQADDGPFDIVSRVFCPGLGVPEDPVTGSAHCALALYWQQKLNQHEFDAFQASPRGGILKLQLQDDRVQLQGQAVTVLRGSLSHDVGKGA; this is translated from the coding sequence ATGAGATTACTACAAGTAGATGCCTTTACGGATAAACCTTTCGGAGGAAACCCTGCGGCGGTCTGTATCCTGAATGAAGCACAAACAGACGATTGGATGCAAAGCCTTGCTGCGGAGATGAATTTATCAGAGACCGCTTTTCTACTAGAAGAAGGTGAGGGCGTGTATCGTTTACGTTGGTTTACCCCCACGACTGAGGTAGATCTATGTGGGCATGCGACGTTAGCATCGGCACACGCTTTATGGGAAGAGGATTTAGTCCAGGGAGATGATGAGATCCTCTTTCACACGAACAGCGGACCGCTAACGGCTGAACGGTCAAACGGATGGATCACGTTAAATTTCCCTGTGGTCGGTCATGAAGAAGGCCCTGTTCCTCCACAAGTCACTGAAGCAATAGGTGTGGACCCCGTTCGTGTGGTCAAAAGTGATTTTGATTACGTAGTAGAATTGGCGTCTGAAGCACAGGTCCGTCAACTGAGTCCGGACATGGGCATGCTGGCAGAGTTAGTAGACCATGGTGTCATTGTCACAAGTCAGGCTGACGATGGCCCGTTTGATATTGTGTCCCGTGTTTTTTGTCCAGGATTAGGCGTTCCCGAAGATCCCGTGACTGGTTCGGCGCATTGTGCACTGGCCCTGTACTGGCAACAGAAATTGAACCAACATGAGTTTGATGCCTTTCAAGCGTCACCACGAGGAGGAATCTTAAAATTACAATTGCAGGATGATCGGGTTCAACTTCAAGGGCAAGCGGTGACAGTCCTCCGAGGTTCTCTTAGTCATGATGTAGGTAAAGGTGCATAA
- a CDS encoding SLAP domain-containing protein, protein MTDHIVYPIIFQHTWQRAVSEQDRALFTELNACYQPEKGTLRYLPVRTGLTHEGNLYATVIIQNATQERVQYEQSSLQYRIDHDTVATHTFSISDLQVQPASCTPWTFLFPPETIEAEQRQNLTASLASLDSPHGPNWVVV, encoded by the coding sequence TTGACAGATCATATAGTGTATCCCATCATATTTCAACACACTTGGCAACGGGCAGTGTCTGAGCAGGACAGAGCGCTATTCACAGAACTAAATGCCTGTTATCAGCCTGAAAAGGGGACGTTACGTTACCTACCAGTTCGAACCGGGCTCACTCATGAGGGCAATCTCTATGCGACCGTGATTATTCAAAATGCGACTCAAGAAAGGGTTCAGTATGAACAGTCATCTCTTCAATACCGCATAGACCATGACACCGTGGCCACCCATACGTTTTCTATCTCGGATCTCCAAGTACAACCTGCATCATGTACACCGTGGACGTTCTTGTTTCCTCCAGAAACTATCGAAGCTGAACAAAGACAAAATCTAACGGCTTCACTAGCTTCACTAGATTCTCCACACGGACCGAACTGGGTCGTCGTCTAA
- a CDS encoding quaternary amine ABC transporter ATP-binding protein, producing the protein MSKIEVKGLTKIFGPDPKAGLKRLKKGQGKDQIFEETGMTVGVSEASFDVKEGELFVIMGLSGSGKSTLIRLVNRLIEPTDGEIYIDDENITAMDKETLMLTRRKKIAMVFQRFALFPHRTVLENAEYGLEVQGLSKSEREEKARHSLEVVGLKGYENSKPDELSGGMQQRVGLARALANESDILLMDEAFSALDPLIRKEMQDELIELQEKLQKTILFITHDLDEALKLGDRIAMMKHGKIVQIGTPEDIMTNPANEYVSNFVQDVDRSKVLLASHVMKKPDVVAYWKDGPRVAIRKMQEQGISSIFVTDRDRSLKGLLTIDDAVNAVRENKWGEEILVQDFHSTEPDTPLHELITVAADTNYPIAVVEKGILKGIIVRVSILSGLVLGKEDDDQDEVDGENAIKQETEDGEDHSPKQENKELEPTEDFNVNKNEYVGPRD; encoded by the coding sequence ATGAGCAAAATTGAAGTAAAAGGCTTAACGAAAATTTTTGGACCTGACCCGAAAGCAGGATTAAAAAGGTTAAAAAAAGGACAGGGCAAAGATCAAATATTTGAAGAGACGGGTATGACTGTGGGGGTAAGCGAAGCGAGCTTTGATGTCAAAGAAGGTGAGCTTTTTGTCATTATGGGTCTTTCAGGTAGTGGGAAATCGACACTAATTAGACTTGTCAACAGGTTAATTGAGCCTACCGATGGAGAAATCTATATCGACGATGAGAATATCACAGCCATGGACAAAGAAACCCTCATGCTAACCAGAAGAAAAAAGATTGCCATGGTGTTCCAACGTTTTGCGTTATTCCCTCATCGCACCGTTTTAGAAAACGCTGAATACGGACTAGAGGTGCAAGGTTTATCAAAGAGTGAACGGGAGGAAAAAGCACGTCACTCCCTTGAGGTCGTAGGTCTAAAAGGTTATGAAAACAGCAAACCGGATGAATTGAGTGGGGGGATGCAACAGCGTGTTGGGTTAGCCAGAGCCCTGGCTAATGAGTCAGACATTTTATTAATGGATGAAGCGTTCAGTGCACTAGACCCGCTTATCCGTAAAGAAATGCAAGATGAGTTAATCGAATTACAAGAGAAACTACAAAAAACAATTTTGTTTATCACGCATGATTTAGATGAAGCGTTAAAATTGGGCGATCGTATTGCCATGATGAAACACGGTAAGATTGTCCAGATAGGCACACCAGAAGACATCATGACGAATCCTGCAAACGAGTACGTGTCAAACTTTGTACAGGACGTTGACCGTTCAAAAGTCTTACTGGCCTCACATGTTATGAAGAAGCCTGATGTTGTGGCCTATTGGAAGGACGGACCACGTGTGGCCATCCGCAAGATGCAGGAGCAAGGCATATCAAGCATCTTCGTGACGGATAGAGATCGATCCCTCAAAGGCTTATTGACCATAGATGACGCTGTTAACGCCGTTAGAGAGAACAAATGGGGAGAAGAGATTCTTGTTCAAGATTTTCACTCAACAGAACCAGATACGCCCTTGCATGAGCTCATTACAGTAGCGGCAGACACGAATTACCCAATCGCAGTGGTAGAGAAAGGGATACTAAAAGGGATTATCGTCCGCGTTTCAATCCTTTCTGGTCTTGTTTTGGGGAAAGAGGATGATGATCAGGATGAGGTTGACGGAGAAAACGCCATTAAACAAGAAACTGAGGATGGCGAGGATCATTCCCCTAAACAGGAAAATAAAGAGCTGGAGCCTACCGAAGATTTTAACGTTAACAAAAATGAATATGTTGGACCACGAGACTAG
- a CDS encoding ABC-ATPase domain-containing protein: protein MDKLKRKLQQIDGKGYKAYKDIQGQYEHENMYVCLDHIQGDPYASPSRVRVIYKGDVSFIDPAWLHQPHLKTAVEDYITRAVAKHIDRVHHQSTYKCPINRAILIDRPGQEVLPRTSCNVNDKEIEIRLSVELPARGRRIKGQEAIQLLCYALPDIIRNTFQPFDLAQCQQHVTLAQQQADIRTYLQREGYLSFIANGAILPRESGVSQRPLSEKEAIPFQSPPSQEINIPLSDGTEIKGMGIKAGITLIVGGGYHGKSTLLQAIERGVYSHIAGDGREWVITDDTAYKIRAEDGRRVEKVNITPFISDLPYGKDTDTFSTENASGSTSQATNIIEALEVKSRVLLIDEDTSATNFMIRDARMQQLVAKQKEPITPYVDKIRQLYQELGVSTILVLGGSGDYFEVADQVIMMDEYRPINVTQEAKEIAQTHQHMRQHEGGEQFGKQSARVPSKQGLNPQKGKREKVDGRGVHTILFGQEAIDLSLVEQIVHPSQTRAIANILRYLTKNMIQEKLTLNDMLDKLYERIDRDGLDFLSTHRGHPGDMAYPRKYEVAAALNRLRTLKVK from the coding sequence ATGGACAAACTAAAAAGAAAGCTTCAACAAATAGATGGTAAGGGATACAAAGCTTATAAAGATATCCAAGGCCAATATGAGCACGAGAATATGTATGTGTGCCTTGACCATATTCAAGGTGACCCGTACGCCAGTCCTTCACGAGTACGAGTGATATATAAGGGAGACGTATCCTTCATTGACCCTGCCTGGTTACACCAGCCCCATTTGAAAACGGCTGTAGAAGATTATATAACCAGAGCGGTGGCCAAACATATCGATCGCGTACATCACCAAAGTACATATAAATGTCCCATCAACCGTGCAATACTCATTGACCGCCCGGGACAAGAAGTACTCCCTCGGACGTCTTGCAACGTAAACGATAAAGAAATAGAGATACGTTTATCGGTAGAGTTACCCGCTAGAGGAAGAAGAATTAAGGGACAAGAGGCGATTCAGTTACTCTGCTATGCCTTACCAGACATCATTAGAAATACCTTTCAACCTTTTGACTTGGCCCAATGCCAACAACATGTGACACTGGCCCAACAACAGGCGGATATCCGTACCTATTTACAGCGTGAGGGATACCTTTCTTTCATCGCGAATGGTGCCATTCTGCCAAGAGAAAGTGGCGTGAGTCAACGGCCGTTATCTGAAAAAGAGGCGATTCCTTTTCAATCCCCACCCTCACAAGAGATCAATATTCCTTTATCTGACGGCACCGAGATTAAGGGCATGGGGATTAAGGCCGGCATTACGCTTATCGTTGGTGGAGGTTATCATGGTAAAAGTACGCTACTCCAGGCCATCGAGCGTGGGGTATACTCACACATCGCAGGAGATGGGAGAGAATGGGTCATCACCGATGATACAGCTTATAAAATCCGTGCGGAGGACGGTAGACGCGTTGAAAAAGTGAATATCACACCGTTTATCTCTGACCTGCCGTATGGTAAAGATACAGATACATTCTCAACGGAGAATGCGAGTGGTAGTACCTCTCAAGCGACGAATATCATTGAAGCATTAGAGGTTAAATCTCGCGTTTTACTAATAGATGAGGACACGAGTGCCACTAACTTTATGATCCGAGATGCGCGTATGCAGCAACTGGTGGCCAAACAGAAGGAGCCGATTACACCTTATGTAGATAAAATCCGTCAGCTGTATCAAGAGCTCGGTGTGAGTACAATATTAGTGCTTGGCGGGTCTGGAGACTATTTTGAGGTTGCGGATCAAGTCATTATGATGGATGAGTATCGTCCGATCAATGTCACGCAAGAAGCAAAAGAGATCGCTCAAACCCATCAGCATATGAGACAACACGAAGGTGGCGAACAGTTCGGAAAGCAAAGCGCCCGTGTTCCTTCGAAGCAAGGGCTCAATCCGCAAAAAGGTAAAAGAGAAAAAGTGGATGGACGCGGTGTACACACCATCCTCTTTGGACAAGAGGCCATCGACTTGTCTCTCGTCGAACAAATTGTACATCCGAGCCAAACGAGAGCGATAGCGAACATCCTTCGTTATCTCACAAAGAACATGATACAGGAGAAACTCACTTTAAATGATATGTTAGATAAGCTTTATGAGCGAATAGATCGAGATGGCTTGGACTTTTTATCTACTCACCGTGGTCACCCAGGCGACATGGCCTATCCTCGTAAATACGAAGTGGCAGCGGCACTGAATCGACTGCGCACCTTAAAAGTAAAATGA
- a CDS encoding DUF192 domain-containing protein, producing the protein MPAQYDTDYKSVRIPIVVHKCDTFTCRLKGLMFRKQPLEQEGLWLIPCNAIHMFFMSFPIDVLFLDKKQKIVKTVSRIKPWKTQGKVKEAHSALELPEGTIEAYDIQEGDYILVDDEHEILLKRGRTMTVEDIENMSRDEERQQELSEAQKTS; encoded by the coding sequence ATGCCGGCACAGTACGATACAGATTATAAAAGCGTACGAATACCCATTGTGGTACATAAGTGTGATACTTTTACATGTCGTTTAAAAGGATTGATGTTCCGTAAACAACCTTTGGAGCAAGAAGGGCTTTGGTTAATCCCTTGTAATGCCATTCATATGTTTTTTATGTCTTTTCCTATCGATGTCTTGTTTTTGGATAAAAAACAGAAAATTGTTAAAACGGTGTCTAGGATTAAACCATGGAAGACACAAGGCAAAGTAAAGGAAGCACACTCTGCACTAGAACTACCAGAAGGAACCATCGAGGCTTACGACATTCAAGAAGGAGACTATATTCTTGTAGACGATGAACATGAAATATTACTCAAACGTGGTCGCACGATGACGGTTGAAGATATTGAGAATATGAGTCGTGATGAAGAGAGACAGCAAGAGTTGTCAGAAGCACAAAAAACTAGTTAA
- a CDS encoding beta-propeller domain-containing protein, with the protein MSTKMKWQVAFGALAMCLVVGTFFILISEPAKISSHNDITDDWIGDQVDENELPTVQTAEQLHHLIKQSYEKQRQNMQNESLAVEEAEMVEVPAAGSADMAGDGSERAFKEEGSLDSVEDYSGTNVQVQGVDEADVIKTNGEYLYQVQGKNVQVTQIYPASEMELIDTLTFDDQFYPNQLYLDHEHLVVIGAHHIPMLRPENMGSIERADTPSTAEEAKSHASESQMIPHQSMTKAYVYAIDDPSDITLVREVEIEGGYLTSRKIGSSVYLLTNQFISFHDEKGEVMDGERIPKPLYSDTTQADQAQEEYQQLDYGDIAYFPGGEFTSYLNIAGFNLNDDQPVQLSSYLGAGQNVYGSQDHLYVSITQYDPDRDDDKRYTEIYQFAWEDSQVTYNAKGEVPGHLLNQFSMDEHEDHLRVAVTSGDMWNEQNISKNHLYVLNHDLQVVGKVEDLAPGERIYSVRFMGDRGYMVTFRTVDPLFVLDLEEPTAPSLLGELKIPGYSDYLHPYDENHLIGFGKETEVHTEKGHDGSEREFAVETGMKMSLFDVTDVHNPKEKFVEYIGDRGTHSELLHNHKALLFSKKRNLLAFPAQVREISQKDQERSPLQSHGAFTFQGALVYDIDLDNGFQQRGGITHLTSQDKNNPYWHEQQNFVQRIIYVNDTLYTISKGAIKANQLDNLDELNTLSLPEIQH; encoded by the coding sequence ATGAGTACAAAAATGAAATGGCAAGTCGCGTTTGGTGCCTTGGCGATGTGCTTAGTTGTAGGCACATTCTTCATCCTTATTTCTGAGCCAGCCAAGATTTCTTCACACAACGATATTACAGATGACTGGATTGGAGATCAAGTTGACGAGAATGAATTACCAACCGTTCAAACCGCCGAACAACTTCACCATCTCATTAAACAATCCTATGAAAAGCAGAGACAAAACATGCAAAACGAGTCTCTTGCTGTAGAAGAAGCAGAAATGGTTGAAGTGCCCGCTGCTGGTTCGGCAGATATGGCAGGCGATGGCAGTGAACGTGCTTTTAAAGAAGAAGGTAGTCTAGACAGCGTGGAGGATTACTCAGGGACGAATGTCCAAGTTCAAGGAGTCGACGAGGCGGATGTCATCAAAACTAACGGAGAGTATCTCTATCAAGTTCAAGGTAAGAATGTACAGGTTACACAAATCTACCCTGCTTCAGAGATGGAACTGATTGATACGCTTACTTTCGATGACCAATTTTACCCGAACCAATTGTATTTAGATCATGAACACCTTGTGGTTATAGGGGCCCACCACATCCCAATGTTGAGACCGGAAAATATGGGTTCGATAGAAAGGGCAGATACGCCTTCAACGGCTGAGGAAGCCAAATCACACGCTTCGGAATCGCAAATGATCCCTCATCAGTCGATGACCAAAGCTTACGTGTATGCAATAGATGATCCTTCAGACATTACATTAGTACGTGAGGTCGAGATCGAAGGCGGCTATTTAACCTCCCGTAAAATTGGATCTAGTGTCTACTTACTAACCAACCAGTTTATCTCTTTCCATGACGAAAAAGGCGAGGTGATGGATGGAGAGCGTATTCCTAAACCGCTCTATTCAGACACAACCCAAGCTGACCAAGCACAAGAAGAGTACCAGCAGCTTGATTATGGGGACATCGCCTATTTTCCAGGCGGGGAATTCACGTCTTATCTCAATATCGCAGGGTTTAACCTTAATGATGACCAGCCTGTACAGCTATCCTCTTACCTCGGTGCAGGTCAGAATGTCTACGGCTCTCAGGATCACCTCTATGTTTCTATTACGCAATATGACCCTGACCGCGACGACGATAAACGTTATACGGAGATATACCAATTTGCCTGGGAAGATAGTCAGGTGACATACAATGCAAAAGGTGAAGTCCCTGGTCACTTGCTTAACCAGTTTTCCATGGACGAACATGAAGACCACTTACGGGTTGCTGTGACCAGTGGTGATATGTGGAATGAACAAAATATCTCTAAAAATCATCTATACGTGCTTAATCACGACCTACAAGTGGTAGGAAAGGTAGAAGATTTAGCACCGGGCGAACGTATCTACTCTGTCCGTTTTATGGGAGACCGGGGGTACATGGTCACATTTAGAACGGTTGATCCGTTATTCGTGTTAGACCTAGAAGAACCTACAGCGCCCTCCCTACTCGGAGAATTGAAGATACCAGGTTATAGTGATTATTTGCATCCGTATGATGAAAATCACCTTATTGGCTTTGGAAAAGAAACCGAGGTCCATACGGAAAAAGGACACGATGGCTCAGAGCGAGAATTTGCCGTTGAAACAGGGATGAAAATGTCTCTATTTGATGTAACGGATGTACACAATCCAAAAGAAAAATTTGTTGAATATATTGGAGACCGTGGCACACACTCTGAATTACTCCATAATCACAAGGCTTTACTTTTCTCTAAAAAACGTAACTTATTAGCATTCCCTGCTCAAGTCAGAGAGATTAGTCAAAAAGATCAAGAACGTAGCCCACTTCAATCTCACGGAGCATTTACTTTCCAAGGAGCCTTGGTCTATGATATTGATCTAGACAACGGATTCCAACAACGAGGCGGCATTACCCATCTTACTTCACAAGACAAAAACAACCCTTATTGGCATGAACAGCAAAACTTTGTCCAACGCATCATTTATGTTAACGATACGCTATATACTATTTCAAAGGGCGCGATCAAGGCGAACCAATTGGATAACTTAGATGAGTTAAACACCCTTTCTCTCCCTGAGATACAACATTAA
- a CDS encoding flavin reductase family protein: MKIDPSTLSRKEAYKLLIGSVVPRPIAWVSTTNEMGVHNIAPFSFFTVVSTNPAMLAFNIGPNKREDGSEEKDTLANIKETKQFVINLVTMPNANAMHESSLPYSPETNEFEKAGLTAISGERVKAPRVKESPINMECELDQIIELNDDRLVIGKLVYFHVDDEYYMANGRIDIEKLQVVGRLAGNYALIENLFDLPQ, translated from the coding sequence ATGAAAATTGATCCGTCAACACTCAGTCGAAAAGAGGCGTATAAGCTTTTGATTGGCTCTGTAGTCCCTAGACCGATCGCTTGGGTCTCTACAACAAATGAAATGGGTGTTCATAACATCGCGCCATTCAGTTTTTTTACCGTTGTCTCTACTAATCCTGCCATGCTCGCATTTAACATTGGACCTAACAAGCGTGAAGATGGGAGTGAAGAAAAAGACACATTAGCTAATATTAAGGAAACGAAGCAGTTTGTTATCAATTTAGTGACGATGCCGAACGCTAACGCAATGCATGAGTCTAGTCTGCCCTACTCACCTGAAACAAATGAGTTTGAAAAAGCCGGTCTGACAGCTATCTCCGGAGAACGTGTCAAGGCGCCACGCGTCAAAGAGTCACCAATTAATATGGAATGTGAACTGGACCAGATCATTGAATTGAATGATGATCGTCTGGTGATCGGTAAGCTGGTCTATTTCCACGTCGATGATGAGTATTACATGGCTAACGGTAGAATTGACATTGAAAAGTTACAAGTTGTTGGACGTCTAGCTGGGAACTATGCTCTAATAGAAAATCTTTTTGACCTCCCCCAGTAA
- a CDS encoding FAD-binding protein, with protein sequence MIKRFKLKWIGLIALLGSLAYGAVFIWSINETQTNDELLVHDVSRLFPVEVMEIIEEEEEEGIIQAVYQAQEHDLKISIAGTKHSQGGHAFYEDSLHLDMTSFNKILSLDEEEKTIRVQSGATWSDIQDYIHPYGLSVAVMQSSNIFTVGGSLSSNVHGRDVRFGPLIETVKSFRLLQADGSIIEVSREEHPELFSLVIGGFGLFGVILDVELQLADNVWYEEHNEPMDYQAYPSYFEKHVLGDPDVDLHIARLSVAPDHFLTGMYAHNYKRTDQVGAEQVEALSPLTEEKNVKRDQFLFGLSRHFDWGKSLVWGLQQQIYDPDEVRIVNRNNAMRPPIEFLEYTSSKDTDILQEYFIPIEHYTAYVDDLRELLVEEDINIMNITVRYVPQHDEAFLSYSEKETFAFVFLINQGLTEKDREHMEAATQRLVDLADQYNGTYYLTYQRYPSLDQLQRMYPDVNDFFALKRHYDPEERFMNEFYEYYQQQRELTQETDERVGTLEGEKDHYEH encoded by the coding sequence ATGATAAAGAGGTTTAAGCTTAAGTGGATAGGGTTAATCGCTTTGTTAGGCAGTTTGGCTTATGGGGCCGTTTTTATTTGGTCCATAAATGAAACACAGACAAATGATGAACTGCTCGTGCATGATGTTAGTCGGTTATTCCCTGTAGAAGTGATGGAAATTATAGAAGAGGAAGAAGAGGAAGGCATTATCCAAGCGGTTTATCAGGCGCAAGAGCATGATCTTAAAATCTCAATTGCGGGGACGAAACACTCGCAGGGCGGCCATGCCTTTTATGAGGATTCGCTTCATTTGGATATGACTTCTTTTAATAAGATATTGAGTTTGGATGAAGAAGAGAAGACCATACGTGTACAGAGTGGGGCGACTTGGTCCGACATTCAGGATTATATTCACCCCTACGGCCTATCGGTGGCCGTGATGCAATCATCTAATATTTTTACTGTTGGAGGTTCTCTCAGTTCCAACGTACATGGACGAGATGTCCGTTTTGGTCCTTTAATAGAGACTGTTAAATCTTTTCGACTACTTCAGGCGGACGGGTCAATCATTGAAGTGAGTAGGGAGGAGCATCCTGAGTTATTTTCTCTCGTCATTGGTGGATTTGGTCTTTTTGGTGTCATCCTCGATGTTGAGTTACAGTTAGCGGACAATGTATGGTACGAAGAACATAATGAACCGATGGACTATCAAGCGTATCCGTCTTATTTTGAGAAGCATGTCCTTGGAGATCCGGATGTGGACTTGCACATAGCGAGACTGTCTGTGGCACCGGATCATTTCTTAACGGGCATGTACGCCCATAATTATAAACGAACAGATCAGGTGGGGGCTGAGCAAGTTGAAGCCCTATCGCCGTTAACAGAAGAAAAAAATGTGAAGCGGGATCAATTTTTATTTGGGTTGTCACGACACTTTGATTGGGGAAAATCACTCGTATGGGGGCTACAACAGCAAATTTATGATCCTGATGAGGTTCGTATTGTGAATCGAAATAACGCGATGCGACCCCCGATTGAGTTCTTGGAGTATACATCCTCTAAAGATACGGATATACTTCAAGAGTACTTTATTCCAATTGAGCATTATACGGCGTATGTTGATGATTTGAGAGAGCTACTCGTAGAAGAAGACATTAATATCATGAACATTACAGTACGGTATGTCCCACAGCACGATGAAGCTTTCTTGTCGTACTCAGAAAAAGAGACATTTGCTTTTGTTTTCTTAATCAATCAGGGCTTAACTGAAAAGGACCGTGAGCACATGGAAGCGGCCACCCAACGTTTAGTTGATTTAGCAGACCAATATAATGGCACATACTATCTGACATATCAAAGATATCCGTCATTAGACCAATTACAGAGGATGTATCCTGATGTGAATGATTTCTTTGCTTTAAAACGTCACTACGACCCAGAGGAAAGGTTTATGAATGAATTCTATGAGTATTATCAGCAACAACGAGAGCTAACCCAGGAAACGGATGAACGGGTGGGTACGTTAGAAGGAGAAAAGGATCATTATGAACACTAA